Part of the Mya arenaria isolate MELC-2E11 chromosome 8, ASM2691426v1 genome, tcatcatatgatgtgtaaatgtatcgtcatgcaataaaatatgtttaaactaaactaaaattaGTGAAATGACTATTCCttcttttgttatttatcaaagagattgtctatttttatattaattgaattgaTTATCGATTACCATTAAGGTTAATTTTGTTGACTCAAACAATGCGCTAATTGACTTCAACGTCATTCGGGCGTGTgtgtttttgctttttaaaacatgtgCAGTTTATCGTAATAAGCCTTGTCGGCAGTATATTACGTATCGTAACTTTATACAATGTGAAAGTGCGTATCATGactaatatatttattgttttctgcAACACCATTCGTCTGGCGGAACTATAGTTTTAATTCCAGGATATGTATGTGGTTATTTTCATTCCgaattaaatactattttaattcaaaaatataattataaaatgtcgGACTCGAGTACAGAGTTAGGTGATATGCTGCCGGAAACCAACGGGAAAGGACCGGAAGTGGGTGCAGACTCCTCAGAGGAGAGCAGTAGCGCGGACTCGGGGGACCGGAAGCCACAGTTTTCCGGCCCTTGCAGCTTCCTGGTGTCACTGGTAGGCTACTCCATGGGAACATCCGATTTCTGGCGGTTTCCCTACCTCGTGTTTAGAAACGGCGGAGGTAGGCGATGTGTTTGCTTCAAGAGTagttatacataattatgtaataatactaatactaatactaacactaataataataataataataataataataataataataataaataattatattaatcataataataaaaattataaaataataataataataataataataataataataataataataatagtaataatactAAGAAGAATTATATTGAGTTACTTTCGCTCAAGGGCGGGTCCAGGATATGGCAGTCTCGCTATCAATACTGGGTTTTCCGCATGTCTAAAACATAAGGCTACATTTAGTTACAGGAATACATATTTGGCAGTCATCTTTACACACAAATTGTAATACCGGCGCCGTGACGTTACACTTATGGTGGTTGTTTGGATGCCCGTTCCTTGATGAGAATTATATGTCAAGCTCGTACTTAGTATATCTATATATAGTTCTGACATTTAATACATGTCCTTGTCACTCACAGCGGTTTATCATTCACATGCTAGCCTCTCCTTATTCCGGAGCAATAGCAATATGAAGCATTTGTCTACACGAGCCTCATTTGCATTACCGAATGCCCCTTCTGATAGGGTTGAAACGTGATTATGTGCTCCTCCTTCAGCTCCCTCACACAGAAATGTTTTGGCTATTTTTACTCTGAAATGGCGCATGCTGTTGTATTCTATTCATATTGACATACAAAAAGCTTCATTTGACAATAGCAAATAGCAATACAATGCCCTTGTATAACGCCATACTTCCcttaataccattctataaTCTCCTATAGAAAACATCAAactcaatacttttcaatggtattattttggaattcTCAGTAAAGCCTTTGGGAAACCGATTAACACAAGCAGCACAaacttgcaacatgagcaaagtatgtctCGTTAACAACGTGCTTGCAAAATATGaagcttacagacgtggtcgatTGGCCGAgaaaaaactgagataaaaccctccttcCGGgaaaaactcagaaacctctacccgtttgtcatccagatttaGAGGAATTGTCTCGTatcactagatgtcgggcctcatcacccgTAAGCtccttaataatttaaattatgtataaaaaacatatcatttatatgattCACGTATACGTACTATATCAAGTTATACAATTGTCAAATACAACGCTTTGTGTACAAGTGAGAAAAAATAGATCAtttatatgatgaaattgcataataacagAAAACATTCGccttaaacatttgcttgtaaaatttaacaatcaattgtatCGATTTGAACGTATCGAGcgctgaatgcctttacattcatacACGCCCGAAATACGCATGCATATAAATGACTCGTGTCTATAAAACGCCACCTGTGGTTATTCCATTACAAACaagggaaaatattttttcttctaattcgttttactcaaacgcagaaaataatatttctgtatCGCAAAATGTGTTCATTGTCGCTCGTAATCTGGGGGTCCAAcgttgatttttatttatgaattttaagCCAGTGCGGAACAAAATGACGGAtgatttcagtatttttttatttttgaaggaTAATTTGACCTGGAATGTAGTGTTATATCACTGTTATCgtaatataaatacgcctaacCGGAAGCCAGACGCGTGAGCTCCTCTTTTTTAGCTTTGTTTCTATGGgtcttattattatgtataagCTGAAAGATGTCGTTATTTATATAggtaaatgtttaaatcatatttatattactaCTTTTTACGCCGCCGAGtatattttcatgttatttttcttttgtcttACCTGCACTGTGCCCTAAACAAGACACTCCTTGTTTTAAGTCGGTTTAATCCGTATATATATTCCAATAAACAGCTCGTGGAGCTCACGATCTGTCGACATTTGTGCAACAATATATGACAAAAATTGTTGGcctgtatatattatataaacagattaaacaaaataaaaaatatcaaggccttaaagctgcactctcacagattgaacgttttgacaactttatggtttgtcttggaacgagccaattgatgcgaaaatgcatggaaaccaatgatataagaccgcagattttcatatttttacgatgttaaagcatttttattaaaccgttagtaacgcttctgcgatctgatcttttgtcagcagttttatatcactggtttgcagatattttcataaaattggctcattcgaagacaaaaaataaaacagttgtcaaaacagtgaATCTGTTACAGTGATGCTTTAAACGATTAACTTAAGATTGATCAAACATTTTGTTACTTAACTAATATCATATATGACATCATATATCAAAAGTGAatctaaaatttaaacaatatgaccattaaatgtaaatatatttacatattatatcAAATACCTTATACTGTTTGAACACCTGAATCGTCTCAGGGTTATTTGGTCTGCAAACACCTAACTTGTACAACTTCTTTAATGTCATACAGGTGCGTTCCTCATCCCGTTCCTGTTATTCATGATGATATGCGGCCTGCCCATGATGTTTCTTGAAGTGACTACTGCCCAGTTCTCGGGGAAAGGACCCATGGGCGTTTGGGACCTCGCTCCATTCTTTCGGGGTCAGTAGTGAATGATGTCCTTAAAAGTAACATAATCCGTCGATAATGTAACATAACTATGGTGTTTATTACTAACAATCCTCATGTATTTGGTTAAGACTCTTTAACTAGCACAACTTACATCGTCCCCACCACAAGTCCTACCAGTGTCTGCATGCgtttatgttttgtaaacaCAGCAAGTCCTACCAGTGTCTGCATGCGTTTATGTTGTGTAAAACACAACAAGTATAATCAATGTCTGCATgcgtttattttgtgtaaacacAACAAGTCCTACCAGTGTCTGCATGCGTTTATGTTGTGTAAAACACAACAAGTATAATCAATGTCTGCATGCGTTTATGTTGTGTAAACACAACAAGTCCTACCAGTGTCTGCATGCGTTTATGTTGTGTAAACACAACAAGTCCTACCAGTGTCTGCATGCGTTTATGTTGTGTAAAACACAACAAGTATATTCAATGTCTGCATGCGTTTATGTTGTGTAAACACAACAAATCCTACCAGTGTCTGCATGCGTTTATCTTATGTAAAGCAGCACAAGTCCTACCAATGTCTGCATGTATACGTTTATGTTGTGTTTAGCAGCACAAGTCCTACCAGTGTCTGCATGCGTTTGTATATGTTGTGTAAACACAACAAGTCTTACCCATGTATGCATTCGTTTATgttgtgtaaatattattagTCGTGCCAGTGTATGCATGCGTTTATGTTGTGTAAAATACAACAAGTCTTACCAGTGTCCACATGCGTTTATAGTGGTTGCATGCGTTTATGTTGCGTATTCAGGAATCGGCTACACTCTGTTTGTCATCAACATCGTAAATAGCATCTACTACAACGTGCTTCGCGCGTGGATCCTCGAGTACTTCGTGCGCAGTTTCCGGTCTGAGCTGCCCTGGGCCTCATGTAACAACGATTGGAACAGGGACGGCTGTATCCCGGCCACAAAGATCGTCAACGACACGGTTGCAGTGGGTGTCGCCGGGGAGCATACCACTGTGAACTATAATATGACGTCATACACACATTCTGACGACAATAATCGAACTATGATGACGTCAGCAGAACAGTTCTGGCAGTGAGTAAccattgttaatattgattgATGATTTGCAGTAGACACGTTCAGGGAATATTCGGTACCTTTATATGGCTTTTCATAGTATCGTCATGTTTAGGTTTTAGAGAATTCATTCTATaagtttgattaaatatatGCTGATTTGATGGATTCGGAGTAACCTCTTACTGATACTAAGCTACTAAAATACTTGTCTTAACACAATATCAGTCAAAATGCTGAGATAGTcagtaaatgaattattatttggGGGAAACCATGTTCACTcatgatctcttgtgtttcgtACTATGGACCATTGATTTAATTACTCGAATTACCAGACAGCGAAGGACAAAGACAACCAAGGTATTGACAATTGTTATTGCAAGGTTTGCAATTATAGTTCTAACTGAGAACATATAAGCTTTGTTCATAAGACTTCGGTCGTGTTGTGCCTTTTGGACACGCTCTACATACTtcgacaaaatatttttttttatcttgcaaGTACACATGCTGACTTGCGATTTAAAAAACATACTACTCTATCAAACGTCATAATGAGAGATGTCTGTGTCCGCTACTTAAGAGGTGATTAGTCGTGAGTATTTGACATGTCTTCACAATCGAACAGAAACTAATCAttagttttaacataaaaccaCTTTCGACTTTGGTTGGGTGTGCATGAGTGGTTGATTGGTGCGTCATTACTGATTCATGACAGCCATTGAGCGTTATCAGATTTCAAAAACGTCTTTATCAATCTCTAGATAATGTCTAAACAATGGTGTAGAATGAAGAAGAATCATAGGTCATAGGTTTTCTCTCTTTTGCATGTCACTTAAATTAGTACTTATTGTAAAGATCTATACGAATGTCTATGTGTCAATACCATTGAAGTAAGAACAGAGGTAAAACAATGACGGAATGACAACGGGGGTTTGGAGGTGTCTTAAAGGTGAACTGATCTGTTCCGTAATACTTTAACATTAGACTTCGATTTCAGCAAACTCATCAAATAGCATCACATTCTTTATGGATCGATAGTTACAATGTCGGATTGCCTTGTTGTCCCTGTGATTGGTTCAATTAAAAGGCCAGGGGTGGGGGAGGGCGTGGACAGGTATCATTATATGAAAGAGGCTCAACAAACTTTTCATCGAGCTTTACTGAAATATATAGACTGTCCTTGTTGGTCTGAAGTTTACCCGGGACATGCGCCGGAACATTGAAGAGCCAGCGCTAAATGTGTCCATCTACGCATAACTTGACGTTTCAGATACGAGGTTCTGCAGTTGTCTCCGGGATTGGGTCACATGGACGGCATGCTATGGAACTTTGTCCTGTACGTGTTCATCTGGCGGTTTCTCGTCACCCTCTGCATGCTCAAGAGCATCAAGTCAATTGAAAAGGTTTAAATGATCATTTGTCAGTTGCTGTTTGATCTTTGCCCACAGACGTAAGTAGTAAAATAAGTCAAATTGGTTGCCAATTTTTGCGAAGTGTTTATGACATGCTAGCGTACTACtctgtttcattaaaatatgtacCGTAGACCAACTCATTGCATATGTGCAGGTGATGTACGTGACAGTGTTTTTGCCGCTGGTTCTAATGCTGGCCATCTGGATCCGCGCGCTCATGTTGGAGGGGTCCGTTATGGGAATGCTGTACTACCTCACTCCAACCTTCGACAGGATCACGGACGTCAAGGTCGGTGAAGAGTGCGGGAAATAAGCAGTACAATACAGGTCATGTTCTAAAAGTTGTTTAAGCTAATGCTTAGCAGTTTATTTTAGAATGACACACTTGGGTTGCCACCCAAACAATACCAGTTACAGACTTGTTGACACCTTAAATACAAGTGTAAACCCTTAATCAGGGGCGGTTCAGGATTATATGGGGCGCGATATGGGTTTGCAACCATGGACATGTGCCCCCTCCCCCTGGACCGAATTATATATTGTTCTATTTTGTGTAAGGGTTTGGCTATGTTTTGTCTGTATTGGTGCATTTTGTAGTCTTATTTTGTAGTCTTTTATTCTACGATAGTGTATATGTATTGACATAAAAGTGTTAACTTGGTCAAGTTTAGGGGATGGCCTccgtaaccccccccccccatcgaATCTGCTGATTGTAATGCATAAATGCAAAGCCGTTCGTCAAATGTCTCCAAGTACTTCATGAGCTTTGTATATTCAACTCTTTAACAGCCACAATGTCAGCGAAGATCTGTCGCGAGTGAAATCTATTTGAAATAACGTTGTGTTTTAACTGTATAATACTATATAGGCGATACCAGATGATTGAAATTATCTAAATGAACATAATTGATGTTACCAAATATATTCCCATGGTTCCAAAGGTTTGGGTGGAGGCGGCGATGATGGCGGCGTACACGCTGGGCCCGGGCTGGGGAACCATACCCATGATCGCTAGCCACAACAGCTTCAGGGGAAACACAGTCAGGTACCACACGCAATCCTAACCATACGTGTTCAAAGGCATCTCTTAATATACATAATCCCTGTATCATTTATAAATTACATTACAGTTTTGCTGAACACATACACTGAGTATCCTAAGTGATGATTTTCTTTAAGCAACGCCAGATGCAAGAAATCCGTGACGAATGAAAACTtacacttattattattaacagagttttaaaatatgtgtgtaCTTTTATCCAGGTATTCTGTCGTATCCACCGTATTGGACTTTTTCTCCGCTGTTTTCAACGGGCTGATCTGTTTCGCCGTCCTCGGCGTGATGGCGCACGACAGcggccttgaccttgaaaaaacAGTCACCTCCGGTAGGCGGCCAAAGTTTCTTAttttatgttgatttaaaaGTCTAATGTGATACctttgctaaataaaaaaactagCTTAGGGCCGGTCGTCAGTTTGTAAGACCGCCGAATATCCTAGATCGAAGATTTTTACGCAAATGGATCACGTGGAGATCTGCttgatgtattatattatattgcattgcattgtattttattttattttattgtattgtattgtattgtattgtattgtattgcattgcattgcattgttttgtattgtattgtattgtattgtattgtattgcattgcattgcattgcattgttttgtattgtattgtattgtattgtattgtattgtattgcattgcattgcattgtattgtattgtattgtattgtattgtattgtattgtattgtattgattCAAAAGAAATCCCACGATCAAATGCAAGGAGATGCGTTACAGAAATccatgaacaaaacaaataagaaagTCTACCCATATGTATATAATACCCCAGGTCTGTCGCTGGGTTTCACCGTCTACCCGACGGCATTCACTTACTTCCCGCTAGGCCAACTGTGGTCGGCACTGTTTTTCATCAACCTAATCTTCGTTGGTCTGGATTCCCAGGTAAGGCGGGTTACAACTCCTCTAGTATTGCAGACTGAACTATTTTAGTCACCGCCCATTTCACTTAACTAACAAATCGCACCGCCAATGCCATAGTTAGATAGATATATAGTTTCTGTGGTTATTTTTAAGATGCGATTATATGTGTTGTTATGCCTCCTTCGAGGAACATGTATAGGTATGTAAACAGATAGGTCAGTTGGTTGGTCTGACGGCCGGTCGGTTATGTTTGACGATAGACCATCTCTTGTCCACATTATACATTTAGAATAGTTTGGCATATGATCAGGGAACTTCAGTGGTATGGTTGCACTCCTTTAGGAGATACTCTGATTTGTTTGGAGAGTCAGTGTCATTCTCAAAAAATGTAAACTGTCCGCACAATAACTCAAGAACTGTATGACCTAGAACTATctggtctttaaatatttgattcacTTGAATGTATGTTATGTCTTTGAATCCTCAATTTGAGCCTCTGAAATGTATTGTCTTTATCAATTACCTTAATTTTTTCATGTTGTGCATGAATTTGTgtgaataaatgtgttgacttgacttgactagAACAATGAAACTTGAATTTTCTCTGGAGGTTGCCCTAGACCAATTGATGAACCCAATGGGAAAGATTTCTAGGTGGGACTGGCTTCCTTATACCGTTATGTGACCCGTGGACTTGTCTTACCTGTATCATTATGTGACCCGTGGACTTGGCTTATCTGTATCATTATATGACACGTTGACCAGGCTTTCCTGTATCAAAACGTGACACGTGAACTTGGTTTTTCTGTATTATTATGTGACAGGTGGGACTGGCTTCCCTGTACCGGtaatttgacttttatgacTAGCTTCCCATTCTGTTTTGTTTCTCGCTCATACTGCTTGTGCCGCATAAATTTACGCTTCATTGGGAAGTTTTGcttcatattcaaataattaaaatcgcAATTCGAAAGATTTGGAAATGGGTCTCAGTGTTTAAGCGCTTTCGGTGTTAAACTCCGGATGAAAGGTATCCGCGTAAATGGGACTGTTTGTTTTCAATGTGGCAATGGTTGTATGCACTATGTTCACGCATCTTTTATCACTTTTAGCACTTTGATTTCATTACCTTGGCATATCTGTTGACAGGTGTTGTCCACGGAGACGTTAATGAGCTGTTTGGAGTATCTGGTTCCTCGTTGGTTGAGAGGAAAGAGGCGGCTTTGCGCAGTGGTCGTCATCAATATAATCGCCTTCATTCTCACTTTGCCCTTCTGTACCAGGGTAAGTGGGATCCAAATGCCCGTGTCATAGTGATTGCAGCTGCAGCTCgagttgaaattgaaattacaagCGAGCGCTTCAGCAcgtatgtttaattttcaatcATGGTAATGGGGATGAGGTAACTTTTTGGTACCATGCTCTCTAGGCCAATGTTAAATAACTAGCGTGCATGTAAGTGAAAGGCGTTTTGATTTATTCATATCATAGTTATAGAACGATTGATGTCCGCCTACATGTTACTGTTCCGATATGGGCGTTAAAGTATAGAGAAAACTCTCTACCATGGTACAAACGTTCGATGTATCACTCAGCTTGCCCTAAggtttttataaaaacagtCGCGGCATTATTGATAGTCGTTGTATTTTCCCTGTATCTATTGTCCTGACTCGACGGCGGTAGTAACGGCGTGACGAGTGATGACGCCTTTAAAAATGGCACTAAAGACGCCAATATcacaaattaagtttttttttaactgaatctGAAGCAGTACTACCTTCGGAGAATTTCAGTGGAAAGAAAATCAGAAATATCTCATTGTTTGGCGTTGCTATGGCATTTTGCTAAATAAAggtacatgcaaaataaaatgaaattgcttgcaaaattaaggtatttataaacaaaaattcaaatgatgtttctttattgatttaatactaatactttaaaaacacaCTTGATGGAAAACAATAGATTAATTGTGTcatgacaacaacaaaaacaatcatcaatcaaaatatgttgCTATGGCAACTGGTGTCTAAATCCATCTTTAAATAACTAAAAGCATTTTACTTCCAAAACAATTTCAgataaaattgtgttattttagtttaatatcatatcattttatgGCAACATAGCGTCTACGAAAAACAGTATCAAAaagatgttttgtatttcattatcgaatgaatacaaaatattatcattagcaacaataactgttattccaaacaaacaatttaaaatcaaaatgattaCTTGTGTGGTCCATACCCAAATTACTACAAACTGttcaagattttaaaaaagattgCCGTGGTTTATAATTTAAAGTCCCAATGCCACTTAGGGCTTCAataattagttaaaaaaataaagtgcgTATATAACTATAATAAAGACTCATATAATGTCTGTTAAAACCCCGAGGCCACACGATGCTTTATTAATCAGAAATGGATGGGAAATACAAAGGGATCCTCTGACTCGACCACTGACTCAATATATACTTATGaggtatatacatttaaagAGAATAACGCTTTGCACAAACGATATCAAGGAAGTTGCCTTTTTGATGCTTTAGACTGAAGAAATAACTGGAGATATACTGTCATTGAACATTTCCAAATGAACATTACCATGAAGAAAAAAGctcctgtttctaaaataaatgtgatattttttcgaatgaaaaattatcaatgttgttcaGTGAAAAAATGGCCGATAAATGTGTCTATACTAATTGtcttaatatatcatttttcttcatttgaaTATGATTAAGCTTTCGATTGAaatagtttatgaaaataacactgCAAGTATGGttacctttaaaaatatgaatacacAGTTTTACCAATAACTTTTTCGTTAAGATATGGCAAGCATTTGTATATACAACcacattttttgtataaaggAAATCACGTGAAaagcaaatttcgtaatgacgttgtgCGCGCTTAATTTAGATTATGCattcggttttgttgcattttttaattGCGATAATTGCACTTTTTTTATCAATCTTAAGGTTAAGAAAGGTTAAAAAGGTAAAGATAAGTCATTacgatatacaaaaaaatgcatcactaaaacatactgtgattttaagaaaatgttgttttgttctacatttagataatattttatGCTATAGCATGCTTAAggaatgtttgttttagtagATATGTATTAAAGaatgtgtttaatttataaagttTTAACTTCCAAAAACGTAAGACATATATGATAATCTatagcatttcattttatataggCAGAtatacattcggaactcctcggccatttttttcaaaaacaacctcggatgtatgcaggtacatcagttgaagtagttcgtaaaattttgaattatatcattaattaaatgtaatgttctagagttgtatttattgatctaagtttaaattgattgccattgaattgtattattgcaaccataattaagaatcccaagagttaagtcacaaagtttatttgctaaataaaattactacgcgatctacttgcagcggacttaaacgtaccactttttgagtatgtaaaccgtccaaatacatccgaggttgttttcgataaaatggccgaggagctccgaatgggcAGATATATAAGCAGAACGGTGCACATGTTGCTTTCTATTAGTGCTAccaaaaaggacagggtgcatgATCCCTCTATAACTCTGTGGTTAAAACCCTTCCTTATACAcacttaatatttacatttgagcTCAGGagaacaaacaaatattagtGATGAAGTTTTTAcattatgttgtttgtttcagagCCATGACGATACAGTGTTGCGTGTTATGTTAGTTTTAAGATTGATTATAACCCCAAAATGGGACGATAAAATAGTTTACTGCTGTGCAACTGAAGAAAGTTGTTTGATTGCTCCTTCACAAAGTAAACTACTCTTATCATCAATATTAAATCCttgcaaaataaatgatgtatgaaACATTGTATGTAGCGAAAGCATGTTTGATGTATTATGGTAAACACCAAAACAGGTCCCAGGTACATATACATGTTCTGTCCCAGTTGTACAGTGAGTTATAAGATTGATGTGCCTAGCTACAtgtagactgatatgtggtgtgttttgtttatttcttgtatcaacatttatctaacgtattttatttataaatttgaaataaagttattttatctatacaaatgcatttgtattcaaccttcttcaataattttgatacatatgttactgattgtggtgtgaggtggtggttaagatacatactgaataaagctaaagtggcggaaatgtcaaacctggattaagtggccacctgtcttaagcagtcACTTTCATCATTTCCCAAGGGTGGCcgcttaatacaggtttgactgtattgtCAAATCATCTAATTCAAAACCCAAATGAATCACACTCTTCAGAAactatatatacaatatttctttatcatatttctaattatattttaaatataactttttcaCAGCTTACCTTACAAttagtttaaaagaaaactgATTCTTGATTCGTCTGAA contains:
- the LOC128243463 gene encoding sodium- and chloride-dependent glycine transporter 2-like isoform X2; amino-acid sequence: MMICGLPMMFLEVTTAQFSGKGPMGVWDLAPFFRGIGYTLFVINIVNSIYYNVLRAWILEYFVRSFRSELPWASCNNDWNRDGCIPATKIVNDTVAVGVAGEHTTVNYNMTSYTHSDDNNRTMMTSAEQFWQYEVLQLSPGLGHMDGMLWNFVLYVFIWRFLVTLCMLKSIKSIEKVMYVTVFLPLVLMLAIWIRALMLEGSVMGMLYYLTPTFDRITDVKVWVEAAMMAAYTLGPGWGTIPMIASHNSFRGNTVRYSVVSTVLDFFSAVFNGLICFAVLGVMAHDSGLDLEKTVTSGLSLGFTVYPTAFTYFPLGQLWSALFFINLIFVGLDSQVLSTETLMSCLEYLVPRWLRGKRRLCAVVVINIIAFILTLPFCTRGGMYIFQWLDWYAAAWTILFVCLTECVVITWVYGLPRLSRDVELMTGSPIPAILRCNASVVAPILILVLIVVSFSRYSPPTYGSYTYPPWAEALGWALALAIISPIVICFVFRFGRSRGSCGKRVEDMTTPAPEWKPNDTSKVSYGDVHIPWTFTSTLIFNITGRQRKHYDNAQNQEASKHELSPLYKTDQPIA
- the LOC128243463 gene encoding sodium- and chloride-dependent glycine transporter 2-like isoform X1; amino-acid sequence: MSDSSTELGDMLPETNGKGPEVGADSSEESSSADSGDRKPQFSGPCSFLVSLVGYSMGTSDFWRFPYLVFRNGGGAFLIPFLLFMMICGLPMMFLEVTTAQFSGKGPMGVWDLAPFFRGIGYTLFVINIVNSIYYNVLRAWILEYFVRSFRSELPWASCNNDWNRDGCIPATKIVNDTVAVGVAGEHTTVNYNMTSYTHSDDNNRTMMTSAEQFWQYEVLQLSPGLGHMDGMLWNFVLYVFIWRFLVTLCMLKSIKSIEKVMYVTVFLPLVLMLAIWIRALMLEGSVMGMLYYLTPTFDRITDVKVWVEAAMMAAYTLGPGWGTIPMIASHNSFRGNTVRYSVVSTVLDFFSAVFNGLICFAVLGVMAHDSGLDLEKTVTSGLSLGFTVYPTAFTYFPLGQLWSALFFINLIFVGLDSQVLSTETLMSCLEYLVPRWLRGKRRLCAVVVINIIAFILTLPFCTRGGMYIFQWLDWYAAAWTILFVCLTECVVITWVYGLPRLSRDVELMTGSPIPAILRCNASVVAPILILVLIVVSFSRYSPPTYGSYTYPPWAEALGWALALAIISPIVICFVFRFGRSRGSCGKRVEDMTTPAPEWKPNDTSKVSYGDVHIPWTFTSTLIFNITGRQRKHYDNAQNQEASKHELSPLYKTDQPIA